The Mangifera indica cultivar Alphonso chromosome 12, CATAS_Mindica_2.1, whole genome shotgun sequence DNA window TGGCCAGAAACAAAATACGTGGAACTCATTAAATAAGTCATAATGCATACAGTAAAAAAGTGGTGGGAATTTCCAGAATTAGTTACCACTATTAATTACTTGCTGTCCTTATACTGTAAAAAAGTTAATGGAAACTTCCCAAATTAATTACCATATTTATTACTTAGCCGTCCTTTAATACAGTCAACTCTGTACATTAAAGAAAGCAACATACGTTTATATATTGCACAGTAATAGATCATACGAAGCTCAAAAATCTCTGTTAAGTATAATAAACCAGGAAGTAAAACAGTCTCCTGTTTTCCCCCCCTTCAGGTGGTTTTCCATTTTTCCTTCGCTTGTTATTGTGTTTAATCTTGTTAAGGAGGAGAATTTTAGTGGGGAGGTCATTTAGGAGTGTCCAGTGTACTTTTTCTTGTAAGCTTTTAATGGTTTTCTGAAACTGTTTTTGAGTCTAAAAAAACTGAAACAGCTGAGCTAAACGCGTAGCAATATTTTCTGGATTGTTGCTTTAAAGGGTAAAGCTTGGTAATTTCTTCTGCGTCTCTTTCCTTGGAAGGAGAGTTAGAAAAGCAAACTGGTCACACATTTGTCATGAAAAGAGTGTATTTTGGCCTCCTCCACTTTCTTTTATAAATCACAACAAGCCTACTTATACAACATATATACTATTGAGAGGATAGGTTGCTAAggtttgaattttgattgattttgatttctgtgtttgttttaagtttctgttttttaatggtttttcaATGTGTTGCAGATCCATATATTCAAGCAAATGTTATCACAAAAACAAACAGAGGAAGAACTGGTCACCAGCTTTAACGAGAATGATCAACATGAAGAGAAAggtgaagaaattaaagaagatCACTCAAAGTTTGGCCTCAAAAGTCTTCTGTGGCATGGCGGTTCTGTATATGATGCCTGGTTTAGCTGTGCCTCAAACCAGGTACTTTTAACACTTCTTTATTATTTCAACTAATTTTAGCTTTAAAAAACATCTTTTTTATAGTTATTTTCTGGGGTTGTTGCAGGTTGCTCAGGTTTTATTGACCCTTCCATACTCTTTCGCTCAACTGGGACTGCTATCAGGCATTATATTGCAGATATTTTACGGTCTTATGGGAAGCTGGACGGCTTATCTTATCAGTGTTCTTTATGTCGAGTACCGAAGTagaaaggagaaagagaatGCCAGCTTTGAGAACCATGTCATCCAGGTTTGTTTTTCAAGAACAGTCACTAtaacattttcataaataaaaacacagttttacaaaatcaattggttttCAAAATCTGCAGTGGTTTGAAGTGCTAGATGGTCTTCTGGGTCCGTACTGGAAAGCTGCTGGATTAGCCTTCAATTGTACTTTTCTCCTGTTTGGATCTGTTATCCAGCTTATAGCCTGTGCAAGGtacatttttatcaaaatttttggttttaaacACATGGGCACTTTACTTCTGTTTAATGAATTGAATTGTGTTAAATTTCTTCATGCGATTGCAGTAATATTTACTACATAAATGACAAGTTAGATAAGAGGACATGGACTTATATCTTTGGAGCTTGCTGTGCCACCACTGTGTTCATCCCCTCATTTCACAACTACAGAATTTGGTCTTTTCTTGGCCTTGGTATGACAACCTACACAGCCTGGTATTTGACCATAGCAGCCCTTGTTCATGGCCCGGTAAACTGATTCAACTGCTGTGATGCTTTCTTGGTGTTTTCTTTGCTTCTCAGCCGTTGGATTTGACCttttttctcttactttttTGCAGGTTGATGGTGTAACTCACTCAGGCCCAACTAAGTTGGTTTTGTATTTCACAGGCGCCACCAATATACTTTACACTTTTGGTGGACATGCTGTCACTGTGTAAGCTTACAATAATCTTCtttattgttgaaatttgaACAAACTTTTGACATAGTCTCATAAATATCAGAAAATGGTTTCCATCTGTATAGCAAATGCCAAAGAGTTTATTTCTAGCTTTGCATATCTTTTTACTCCAGAGGGTCTTCATTTCCCCTGCTACTTTACTTGAAGATTTCCCTCTTTTTTCAGAGGGTTTTGATTATGTTCCCTTACTAAAAAGTGGTACCTATATCCACGTCCCACAATGCTCGTTTTGGTCCCAAAACTTTGAAACTAAATAAATGGCTGTGAGTAATGTTGACTGGTAATTAATGTGTAGAACTAAgtaatttatgattttcatgTTACAGAGAAATTATGCATGCAATGTGGAAACCACAGAAATTCAAGTACATATATTTCCTTGCCACCCTTTATGTCTTCACCCTCACCATTCCATCAGCCACTGCTGTTTACTGGGCATTCGGTGATCAGCTCCTCACTCATTCAAACGCCTTTGCTCTGCTTCCACACAGTGGATGGCGCGATGTTGCTGTTATTCTAATGCTAATTCACCAGGTTTGCTCATAATGTCAAAAGCACCagtattcatatttttatgtaGCTTAATTGAGCAATTGATTTGACATAGTTATATAATTCTGGCTTATGTTTTATGCAGTTCATAACATTTGGGTTTGCATGTACTCCATTATATTTTGTGTGGGAGAAAGTGCTGGGAATGCATGCCGCAAAGAGCATTTTTTTGAGGGCACTTGCTCGGTTACCTGTGGTGATTCCTATATGGTTCTTGGCCATTATATTTCCTTTCTTTGGTCCCATTAATTCTGCAGTGGGGGCTCTTTTGGTTAGCTTT harbors:
- the LOC123193738 gene encoding auxin transporter-like protein 2; this encodes MLSQKQTEEELVTSFNENDQHEEKGEEIKEDHSKFGLKSLLWHGGSVYDAWFSCASNQVAQVLLTLPYSFAQLGLLSGIILQIFYGLMGSWTAYLISVLYVEYRSRKEKENASFENHVIQWFEVLDGLLGPYWKAAGLAFNCTFLLFGSVIQLIACASNIYYINDKLDKRTWTYIFGACCATTVFIPSFHNYRIWSFLGLGMTTYTAWYLTIAALVHGPVDGVTHSGPTKLVLYFTGATNILYTFGGHAVTVEIMHAMWKPQKFKYIYFLATLYVFTLTIPSATAVYWAFGDQLLTHSNAFALLPHSGWRDVAVILMLIHQFITFGFACTPLYFVWEKVLGMHAAKSIFLRALARLPVVIPIWFLAIIFPFFGPINSAVGALLVSFTVYIIPALAHMLTYSSASARKNAEEKLPFFLPSWTAMYAVNAFVVVWVLVVGFGLGGWASMSNFIKQVDTFGLFAKCYQCPPPSPASTHH